In the genome of Nasonia vitripennis strain AsymCx chromosome 4 unlocalized genomic scaffold, Nvit_psr_1.1 chr4_random0003, whole genome shotgun sequence, one region contains:
- the LOC103317133 gene encoding uncharacterized protein LOC103317133, whose amino-acid sequence MNGVARLAEAGRLVSGWVESSGLRLNSGKIKSIFFGSMKNVNDIKSWNLPGVPLPDGVIVPFSEMVVSLSVALDSKLTWKPHVGAITEKVKKVLYGLRFIRGCTTETLRRRLVETLIQPHIDYCTVTILDASNEQRIRIQKLSNSCVRFIFGVRRGEHISPYQRHLEWLRTDSRRFYFKAILLYRIIRIAEPSYLASLFNKHKPSSRGVPPELSIPIVSTETGARAFQIQGARFWNSLTSTLRNLRSSAFFKGALRRHLLATES is encoded by the coding sequence ATGAACGGCGTGGCTCGACTGGCAGAAGCGGGACGGCTGGTTTCTGGCTGGGTGGAGAGCTCCGGTCTGCGTCTTAACTCCGGCAAAATTAAGTCCATATTTTTCGGGTCCATGAAGAACGTTAACGATATTAAATCATGGAACTTGCCTGGGGTTCCGTTACCGGACGGAGTGATCGTCCCATTCAGTGAGATGGTCGTGAGTCTCAGTGTTGCATTGGATAGCAAACTTACTTGGAAACCGCATGTGGGTGCTATCACGGAAAAGGTAAAGAAAGTCCTGTATGGCCTACGGTTTATCAGAGGCTGCACCACTGAGACTCTCCGCAGAAGGCTAGTTGAGACACTTATACAACCGCACATCGACTACTGTACTGTCACCATCCTGGACGCGTCTAACGAACAACGAATACGGATACAGAAACTGAGCAATTCGTGTGTGAGATTCATCTTCGGGGTTAGAAGGGGTGAACACATCAGTCCCTACCAGAGGCATCTAGAATGGCTTCGCACCGATTCAAGAAGGTTCTACTTTAAGGCCATACTATTATACAGAATAATCCGGATCGCTGAACCTTCGTATCTGGCCTCATTGTTCAATAAACACAAGCCCTCTAGTAGGGGAGTTCCCCCGGAACTGAGCATCCCTATCGTGAGTACTGAAACAGGGGCTAGGGCCTTCCAGATCCAGGGTGCTCGGTTCTGGAACTCTCTCACTTCTACTCTGCGAAACCTGCGATCTTCCGCCTTCTTCAAGGGGGCACTGCGGCGGCACCTGCTGGCCACTGAATCCTGA
- the LOC103317132 gene encoding uncharacterized protein LOC103317132: MARGEDWRLAKWVIDKARIRWATGTFEPYKAAGPDGIFPALLQQGMNVHILVPASEKLYRACLALGYVPEEWRQARVAFLLKPDKTQHAVARDFRPISMTLFLLKTLKRLVDRYIKESSLVEAPLHSKQHAYKTGKSVDTALVDAVSFIQKGMKNRGLVLVAFLDIEGASAGMEEHAIPATVARWISVMLNTRTIVAVWVAYSCKGLVRRRGRDIRSNAVCNGPGGEMV; this comes from the coding sequence ATGGCCCGCGGAGAGGACTGGAGACTGGCGAAATGGGTAATAGACAAGGCAAGGATAAGGTGGGCCACAGGGACGTTCGAGCCCTACAAGGCTGCAGGTCCGGACGGCATTTTTCCGGCTCTGCTGCAACAGGGCATGAATGTCCACATATTAGTCCCAGCCTCAGAGAAATTGTACAGAGCCTGTCTGGCACTAGGATATGTGCCGGAAGAATGGAGACAGGCAAGGGTGGCTTTCCTGCTCAAACCAGATAAAACACAACACGCGGTCGCAAGGGACTTCAGGCCAATCAGCATGACCTTGTTTTTACTCAAAACTCTAAAAAGGCTGGTTGACAGATATATCAAAGAGTCATCACTAGTAGAAGCGCCGCTGCACAGCAAGCAGCATGCCTACAAGACAGGAAAGTCAGTGGACACAGCGTTGGTAGACGCGGTTAGCTTCATACAAAAGGGCATGAAAAACAGGGGTTTGGTATTGGTGGCTTTCCTGGACATCGAGGGGGCTTCAGCAGGTATGGAGGAACATGCAATACCAGCAACTGTCGCCAGGTGGATCAGCGTTATGCTGAATACCAGGACGATAGTGGCTGTCTGGGTAGCGTACTCTTGCAAAGGATTAGTAAGACGACGAGGACGTGATATCAGGTCTAATGCAGTTTGCAATGGGCCTGGTGGAGAAATGGTGTGA
- the LOC103317131 gene encoding uncharacterized protein LOC103317131, producing the protein MEKLQLHKVSLKLVKEIKYLGVTLKNRLNWGKHIKDKCEKAIGTFWAYRRAFGNPWGPEPDKVRWLYDAIIKPRLTHGALVWGHKCELKTLTGALDRVQRLVMGGITGSMRTTPTVVMEKLLELPPLGKIIRSNACRTFCRIAESLNCSNFEDAALPERVMPLMEEIGCDRMANRIYFSKPFSIVILERKEWKTGSHELLENSVVWFTDGSKNENSVGAGAWEKGDAQEIVCSLDHHATVFQAEIRAITEAAKWLLKRGTGQRTVSFCSDSRAVLMALDSISISSKEVLRCRQALESLAKHNAVRLV; encoded by the coding sequence ATGGAAAAGCTTCAACTCCATAAAGTTTCTCTGAAATTGGTAAAGGAGATTAAATACCTGGGAGTCACGCTCAAAAACAGACTCAACTGGGGGAAACATATCAAAGATAAATGCGAGAAAGCGATAGGCACTTTCTGGGCCTACAGGAGGGCTTTTGGCAATCCCTGGGGCCCAGAACCGGATAAAGTGAGATGGCTATATGATGCAATCATCAAACCAAGACTCACTCATGGGGCACTAGTATGGGGCCACAAATGTGAGTTGAAAACTCTCACAGGGGCACTAGACAGGGTGCAAAGATTGGTTATGGGAGGAATCACGGGATCCATGCGAACGACACCTACGGTCGTCATGGAAAAACTGTTGGAACTTCCTCCACTAGGCAAAATAATAAGGTCAAATGCGTGCAGGACGTTCTGCAGAATAGCGGAATCATTGAACTGTTCCAATTTCGAGGATGCGGCACTTCCGGAACGAGTAATGCCGCTAATGGAGGAAATAGGTTGCGACAGAATGGCAAATAGAATTTATTTCTCTAAGCCGTTCTCGATCGTAATCCTAGAAAGGAAAGAATGGAAGACGGGTTCACACGAACTCCTCGAAAACAGTGTAGTGTGGTTTACCGATGGCTCAAAAAATGAGAATAGTGTAGGAGCAGGTGCCTGGGAAAAGGGGGATGCACAAGAAATTGTGTGTTCGCTCGATCACCATGCTACGGTTTTCCAGGCAGAAATCAGGGCCATTACAGAAGCTGCTAAATGGCTGTTGAAAAGAGGCACAGGGCAAAGAACTGTAAGCTTCTGCTCGGATAGCAGGGCAGTTCTTATGGCGCTAGACAGTATCAGTATCTCCTCAAAAGAGGTGCTGAGATGCAGACAGGCACTGGAATCACTGGCAAAACACAACGCGGTAAGACTGGTGTAA